The window GGTGgtggggttagggtttcgggttgCCGGGTTTCCAATGGCCGGCGGCCTGGCAGTGGTGGTGGTTTGACCGGCGGCGAACGTGAGGCGGTGCGGGAGAGCTGTCGGGTGGGCAGAGCAGGACCCCGGAGGCAGTGGCCGGCAGCGGGGGCAAGAAGAAGACCGGGATGGAAGGCTGACGGCGCGGCAATGGGTGGGCGGGTGgcgtagcagcagcagccgctggCCTGCCTGTGGCATGGGGGCAGAGGAAGTGGGAGAAAGAAGATGGGGACGCCAGAGAGGTTTCTACGCCCGCGACTAGGAATAGGCGAATAGCCTCCATAATTCAGGTCTCCTTGGCGTAGAAAGTTCGCATGTATTGAAAATTGTGTTAATTTGGTCATAACTTGAAGTTGCATCCACGGATGCATCAATATGTTGAAAAATTATCTCCTCTTATACATGTCCGGTAAATTCTTGCCGGTTGACTCTTCAAAATAAATATGTTGAGAAATTATAATGTACAATCCGTAAAAGTGTTTGTTGCGTAACATACTAACATTTATGTACAGAAAAGTACAATTTCTTCTTCTTGGACTTAGGTAGTTTCCTAGCCCAAGATCATGAAAGTTGCATCCAGCAAACAGGGCAGAATGAACTCACGAACTCATACCAAACTTTTGCAGCACACGACTATACAAATGATTTTCACTGCAATTTACTCCTCCAGCTGGCTCATCTTGAGGTGTAGGTGCTTGTGCGCGAAGGCGTAGAGCCTGCCCATCTCGTCGCCGTCCACCGCGCCGTTGCGGTTGGCGTCGACCGCGCGCATCGCCTCCCGCGCCTTCCACCACGCGAACCACAGGTTGAGGCTGCGCAgcgcctcctccagctcctcccgGCTGATCCGGCCGTCGCCGTCCGCGTCGAACTGGCTCAGCCACGCCCTGAACTCCTCCAACGTCGTCTCCCCATGCGGCAGCCCGCGGTAGTACCGCATGAACGCCATTGTTACCCTACTCTTCTCCTCTCAGAACGTTGATGACTCCTCCCTTGTTTGCCTCTGATACAGTGATGGTCGATCGATGGCTATCCAGTATCCTCGAGACCGTGACCTAaagtagacctgggcatgggtcacccgacccgaacaacccgacccaacccgcccgaaaaaaacctgacccgacccgacccgagctatgtggcgggtgggcgcgggccgtattttttgacccgcaacaatcaacgggccgggcacgggccgtgatttttgactcaaaacccgacccaacccgaaaaacccgacccaaaggccaaaaaacccgacccaacccgaaaaaaacccgacccgacacgcccgcgcagggtgcacgggccaacccgacccgacccggtgataggtacgggtcgggcgcgggccgtcctatgcgacccgtgacccgaccttgacccgacccgaacccgacccgacccgacgtttGCCCAGGTCTAACCTAAAGGCTATTATAGATAACAAGGCCGTTATTTATACTGTCTCCCGGTCTGCGCAGTTAGGCCGGCCGGAACCCGGAAGAAGGCGCCGGAGATTTGCGCAGTTCGGTTGCCGCACGCTTGGTGCGAGCGCGGCGCCGGTCGTGGACGAGGACGACACGGGAGCGTGGAATTCGTGTGCGTTGTTAGGCGGAGGAGAATCAACGAGCTGATCCCCGGAGACGGCTTGGCATTTTGACAGATGGTTAAGATTCGTTGCTTGAAACGGGAAGGCCCGGCATCAGAATTTGTGGATGGGATGAGATCGAGCATGGATCAATTGAAGAATCGGATGCTTTCTCCCTTTGCTGCGCCTGCATTGTTCATGAGTGGTCCTGTTGCCTGCTTCTGCTCGGTTGTTGGTGGTCTCGTCTGTCTATCTGGCAACAAATAAATTTGCTAATGAGAGCAAGTATTATTGATACATGTTGCCAGTATACGGCCATGCTGTCAGTCGTAACCAAGTAACCATGCTCTAGTTTCTAGAAGATGGTCGAGACGCGACGTTGCTCACAGATTCGTAACGACTAGCAGGTTGCTTCTGAGGAGCAATGACGCATTGGCTTAGCCATTGGGTAAGCGATGATCAAGAATTTCAGTAAATCCTAAGTTGATTCTGCCTTATAGCAGAAGTAATCGGTCTCACAGCTGGTAGTTTTAGGCAATAGCCAGGATAAGAAGAAATTAGTCTGCCATTGAGTATTGAACTTCCAAAGCTCTCCCATGTGAGGAGCAGTCTTCAAGGACGAGCAAACCAATGCCACTGTGTCCATCGACTCAAGTCTGAATACGTACTACCCTTTTTATGTCTCCGACACCTGTAGTAGACTTCAATAAAATTGAATCTCTGGCAGCGTTTGGTTTCTTGTCGCATCTAAGATTTCACAAAAATACAAACTTCCGCATACTAAAgatagtctatttgcaaaatcttttcagggatggatgtaactttttgagatgaatctaatgacggtcattaattgatgatttgctacagtgatgctacagtaaccgtcctctaatcacgcggtcaaagggctcattatattcgtctcgcgatttacacggggtgtggaggtggttttgtaattagactacatttaatacactaaattagtggtcaaaaggccaaaaaaatttcgcgaaatttttttcagccTTAACCAATCACAGCCTACCAAACTGACTTCACCAAACACAGCCTACCAAACTGGTGGCAAACTTACCTCCAGATAACACCTTCCCCCCACTAGGACTGCATTGTTCATTAGCAAAATGAGCTGCTTAACTGCTAAATCAGAGGATAATTTTCCCGCACTTTCCAGTTCCCTAGTCAGATTCTGAATCATGCGGTTAACACTttgtgtcgggtaccacgattagggacaccctaatcggagtactaagatcgctttaaaacgcaaacacatattaagacaactgggcccacaaaggcccacggcctccttccaatctggaagaaaggaaaggactcaacggagcccagcgtgcggcccattcacatcaccctcgaacccgcgggacgatctccgcctcgctcgagggtccctctcgggcccgctggacaatctccgcctcgctcgacggTAGCGGATCTatcctcgagcgggtgactcatctccgcctcgctcgaggccacccctcggcacaagggacagacagccccgccgcccaaccactCGCCGTAcgaaaggcattaaaggccagccactccgccacggcgcccaggacagacggcgtcaggccgccactcccacaaTGGATGtaaccggggtcccatccgctgacttcggtcaccgctccgccatcccggaggcTGTAGCGGCACTGTGGGACATGCGACGCGAGACAAaacaggctcggcactgctcccgttactgttctgccgacaccgaccatacggactcgcctcccactggggaaggggtccggcgaggTCACCTGTCCTTCCGGGAGGAGCGCTCAGCGCACACAGGcggagccccggacctccccccttgaggagcccgggacctccacgtgtcccccggaccttatagtgtgcacgcccgcactccgactaggtggtccggggccgtcgcgcgccactactgccgctggtgcatgcaggaccctagACCGCAGGGCCCACTGAACACCACCGCGGCGTATATAGACGACCATGCACCAGCGACAACCACGCCACCTGcagggacactgcaggacgatcggcgcgatcttcgcaggaccgaggacgatatccaggatcACTGGGACGCGCGCCACCTTCCCACaatgtacttcctacagtgtctgaccactgtacccccgcgattcaggggaggacggcgacttccatgccccactaatgtacgccgcccctccttgtgactataaaaggaggaggcgagcTCCCCTTAGCGGGGACtggtctctctggcttctctcttccaagaggacgttcaAGGGCTACtaagcactcatctcaaccgactccacttctagcagagacttgggagcttccctccctctctcacctcgctTGTATCCTCTACtgcaagcactccgggtgcaagataatacagtgccctcgcacaccccccttgctggacgtacagcCCCGCGGCCTGAACCAGGATAagccgtgtgttactgtgttgcctcttgcatcatcatctgggacgaggaaacacacatcatttactagttgggatccggggcccccgggtcgggacaccgacagttggcgcgccagatAGGGGGCGTTGCGTgacatttttctctctttttcacatttgatctccagggatggcgagcaggtccaacccataccctatgggtgtctcggatccgctcccagcgggacaTATGAtccggttcgggagtctcgagtttagagcaaccggcaacggttacctcatgcagctcctctcgcccggacgcaaccccgtcattccgacttcaccagcccggcgccaCGGAGCCACCGtgtcgtcatcacgtgcctcggcgtcatctgcgccggcatcgtcacctgctgcggcactagtgcctcccagggaggGCTCGACCTTGgcatcgcccttccccttcgggatgcgcaacgctgccgcccacgcctcgtcaaccagcgttaacttcatcgagcatgaggatctgccgggtcatcatcttctgtcgatccacagcctcatcgcgtcgtctcctgacgaatcctaccccgagacggcgagctcgatcgccgacgacgtcaacaTCTTCATGAataacttcacggccgaggaggccgagctggcgacggcttactgcctcccctgctccgaagactccagcgagggggaatTCGATctttcccgggagtgcttcatggtggaccttgcggacgagcagGACGACAACGCCCCAagcaacgacggggacggcggggcggacgcgcgggcaaagcaaccggtggtcccgcctgcagccccttcctcgtcaagctcggcggcgcgacaagctcagctggcgcagctcaaagagcttcatGCCAAGCACGACGAGctgcgtcaacaaacccaggagctacgcgccgctctcgagcagcagcgtaccgcgcgtggtgcacatgcccaggcggcgggacgtgttgcccgggagcgcatcctggccaacgacaacgtcgacaaatctccggaactgcaaacggccggcgaaaaactcgtcgctgcggcctatctacttcaagctatgccTAAGCCATCGACGCcctcgggccgcaacctgcgccgcgaggcacaggagctcatcgagcaagctgccgtgcagcaggccgtgagttctgcgtctcgtatgcgctcgaaggccccggagcagcctgGCGGGACTGCAcaccaggaccgcgaggtttctgtgcacacaccaccagcacgaaagggcaaggcagccgtaacacccggtgcgagggcaccctcggtgcacgagcgcatcggaagagttcccgtaagggagctaATCtgtgacactcgcgggcacgctggcgacggcgacgcccacaacgtcatcgacggctggagtacacccctcgacggggtggacgcttcgaccctgagcacgacaggggtgagtcgccggagcctccgggcacccgggtgttcagccgggagattcggaCAGCAtattttcccccgcgctttcgacaacccaacaccctcgtcaagtactcgggcgagactgacccTGCAGtatggctcaacgactaccgcctagcgtgctagctaggcggtgcgacggaggacgcggtcatcatccgcaaccttcctctccatctcgctgacgccacacgaatgtggctcgagcacctgcctgcggatcagatccacgactgggccgacttggtccatatcttcgtgggcaatttccagggcacgtacgtgcgccctgggaactcctgggacctcaaagggtgtcgccagaagccccgcgagtccctgcgcgactacgtgcgacgcttctccaagcaatgcaccgagctccccagcgtcacccacgtcgaggtcattaacgctttcctcgagggtacgacgtgcagaaACCTGGTacatgagctcgcgagaagccgacccgtcagcaccaatgagttgttcgacgctgccaccaactacgccgccggcgaggaggctattggtgccatcttcgacgacaaatcgagcaagcgcaaggtcgatgcgcccgcagagggcagcCACATCAAGTCTAAtacccccgccaagaaactgaagcgggggaggaagggaaagaagccggtgcCACCGACCTAGAGCGtgtcggggcaggcagaggactccgaggaggccttcgctgccgccccagaccgcaaagggcctcgaggcccccctcgaggtggtggtggccaattcgacgacatgctaagaagccgtgcccttaccaaaagggcccggtcaatcataccctcgagcaatgcgaaatgctcaagaagtattacaaccgcatcgcgcatcgcgacgaagacaagaagaaggatgcgggcgacaaaggtgtagatgacgagttccccccagtggagaacgccttcttcatctttggaggagcaacgacgaacTTGACTTCTCGACAACGCAAGCgcgagcgccgggaagttttctccgtcaccaaggccacgccatcctacctcgactggtcgaaggataccatctcctttggccgcgaggaccaccccgactacgtcccgcatccgggacagtactcgctcgttgtcgaccccatcatcggcaacacccgcttctccaaggtgctcatggacggaggcagcagcctcaacatcatgtacgcccacaccttggagcttaTGGGggtcggactggacaagctccgccccagcaagtcgccattccatggcgttgcgccggggaagcgagtccaacccctcggccagatcgatctacctgtctgcttcggcacggcagctaacttccgcaaggaggtactcacttttgaggtggtggggtttcgaggatcctaccatgccatccttggtcgtccttgctacaccaagttcatggccgtccccaactacacctacctcaagctcaaaatgtcgggtccaaagggcgtcatcaccatcggctcttcgttcgagcacgcctacgagtgcgacgttgagtgcgttgagcgcgcggaagctcaagcggaggacgaggccctcgcagccaccctcgacaaaatggcaagcgaggccttggactccacgcaccgacatgccgggagcttcgaacccgccgagggtatcaagaaggtgcccctcgatccgagccactccgacgacaaggcgttgcagatcagcgccacactcgacgacaaataggaagtggtgctcgtcgatttcctccgcgccaacgcagatatctttacgtggagcccctcggacatgcctggcataccgagggaggtcgccgagcactcccttgatgtccgacccaactccaagccggtgaagcagcgcctacgacgcttcgacgagctcaagcgccggtcgatcggcgaggagttgcagaaacttctggcggccagattcatcaaagaggtattccatcccgagtggctagctaatccagtattagtgaagaaaaagagtggaaactggaggatgtgtgtagattacactagtttaaataagatatgtccgaaggttccctttcctttgccatgaattgatcagattgtagatactactgcgagatgtgaactcctatcctttcttgatgcttattccagttaccaccaaatcaagatgaaagagtccgaccagctcgcgacttcttttatcacacccttcggcataccaagagcaaccaaacctagcgaaccctcgcgagcgctttatgagacgtgtctatggaccacgagccgacccctatcgaacggggcacagacgtccgcttgaacaacccgctaatagctcactgaagcagccatagctcgcggcccgggcatgggtagcctggtgcgcttcacccctcctccctgcggaaggacgacgagggtcgtaatcgaagtcgagggttcccctgaacgccttcacacgggcctgggctcgggggctcctcgcacaccacgattcaagccgcaccctcgaataagtcgacgaccgtcaattgtgaagctccacgtgtctaaCCGAACCCTCCGCTATTGACGTGCGCTCTCCTGATGGTTACGCGGAACGCCGGGCCGCTGTACCAGCACTAAAAGTGCCGAGGCCGgttgaaagagtgccgatgccggctgaaaaagatgctGGGCAGCCgccccagtaaagctacccagtgggacgACGTTTATAGcacttggacgagcacaaactctcctccaaggcctcgggggctacacccgcgggtgcgctgacgcgcccccgcaaaggtgacttcacacatattcgagggtcgtaactctatgtacacccctataccctcggtaatcctccccgtagaggagaaatgggactttattgctcaaatgcaaataaagattacaaacggttaccggcgtgaagccatcgaaagatacaaacatgttgccacctacgtggcaattttccctgtcttggggagaaGCGAGCCACGAaaaaaggcaccgagcccctagctgacgcaacagcgaggctgctagtGATGCGAagagcagcccccagaccacacgggtccagcgggattctttcctcgcaagccttcttctagcgtctcctccaccgaagaccatgcggggggtcgagctggcggacagcgccctccgcattGTCTCCCCGAGGGCAACCTCATCGCCTGGGGGGACGATGCAAAGAACAGCCCCCCGACCTGGCACTaatgccatggtcaggcgtctccatcccccttcaggccaggggacatcgcagaagcaggaccccacgggcccaatgctcttctgctgatcccactgaacctgagggatggagcgcacgcccactccggtcttcccctactgctcgcaagcattcttctagcaccaaaagcctaaaaaagccaggccaccccatctgggggccggtcacaaaaaggcaaaggaaacattacaagatttcggcgaggctggaagaaagagttggaaggttggagaggaaagggaaccccacgacccctatttatagctgcgccgggcacaaagcttcaagcttggcgaagagcggaggcttgtagcACCCGTGACGACGCGGCACTCCACGAGACACGAccaaacgaaataaagcggagctgagcccctggacgctaagcggtgcaACGTCGGCTCTTGccggctgccctcgaacggtGCGCCGCAAAGCGACCAGgaacgccggggccaaggccctacgtgcGGGATAGCGCGAtgaaagcaccagctgccaagcagcgggcgccaccgtcgccctggccccctcagcacgcggacacgtcttgtcctttaaacaaacaaacaaagaggcgcgcgcctcgaagtactccacCCACGGGTGTACCaccccgaccggcgtgttgtcacatccgctgAGTTGGCACACAGGCGCATCTGGCAGATGCGCGTcattgactgatcacgtcaaaggggaaaatcaccgaatcaccctttggccgaatcccctgactcaaccaaagcctcgggggctactgtcgggtaccacgattagggacaccctaatcggggtactaagatcactttaaaacgcaaacacatattaagacaactgggcccacaaaggcccacggcctccttccaatctggaagaaaggaaaagactcaacggagcccagcgtgcggcccgtTCACATCACCCTCGAACCCGCgagacgatctccgcctcgctcgagggtccctctcgggcccgctggacaatctccgcctcgctcgagggtagcggatctatcctcgagcgggtgactcatctccgcctcgctcgagggtagcgaatctaccctcgagcgggtaagccatctccgtctcgctcgaggccaccccttggCACAAGGGACAACCAGCCCCACCGCCCAATcactcgccgtacgaaggcattaaaggccagccactccgccacggcgcccaggacagacggcgtcaggccgccactcccacagtggatgtaaccggggtcccatccgctgacttcggtcaccgctccgccatcccgaagGCTGTAGCGGCACTGTGGGACATGCGACGCGAGACAAAacgggctcggcactgctcccgttactgttctgccgacaccgaccatccggactcgcctcccgctggggaaggggtccggcgaggtcacgtgtccttccgggAGGAGCGCTCAGCGCACACGGGcggagccccggacctccccccttgaGGAGCCCGGGatctccacgtgtcccccggaccttctagtgtgcacgcccgcactccgaccagggggtccggggccgtcgcgcgccactactgccgctggtgcatgcaggaccctagACCGCAGGGCCCACTGAACACCACCGCTCCGTATATAGACGACCATGCACCAGCGACAACCACGCCACCTGcagggacactgcaggacgatcggcgcgatcttcgcaggaccgaggacgatatccaggatcACTGGGACACGCGCCgtcttcccacagtgtacttcctacagtgtccgaccactatacccccgcgattcaggggaggaCGGCGACTTCCATGCCCCACTAATGTACGCCGCctctccttgtgactataaaaggaggaggcgggctccccTTAGCGGGGGCTGGTCTCTCTAGCTTCTCTcttccaagaggacgttcaAGGGCTACTAatcactcatctcaaccgactccacttctagcagagacttgggagcttccctccctctctcacttcGCTTGTATCCTCTACtgcaagcactccgggtgcaagataatacagtgccctcgcacacccccttgctggacgtacgaccccgcggccggaactagaataaaccgtgtgttactgtgttgcctcttgcatcatcatttgggacgagaaaacacgcagcatttactagttgggatccgggcccccgggtcgggacaccga is drawn from Panicum virgatum strain AP13 chromosome 1N, P.virgatum_v5, whole genome shotgun sequence and contains these coding sequences:
- the LOC120653845 gene encoding probable calcium-binding protein CML17, whose translation is MAFMRYYRGLPHGETTLEEFRAWLSQFDADGDGRISREELEEALRSLNLWFAWWKAREAMRAVDANRNGAVDGDEMGRLYAFAHKHLHLKMSQLEE